A genomic region of Cannabis sativa cultivar Pink pepper isolate KNU-18-1 chromosome 1, ASM2916894v1, whole genome shotgun sequence contains the following coding sequences:
- the LOC115702118 gene encoding uncharacterized protein LOC115702118 — protein sequence MASSSHAVDDLGVQWADLQVEDEEGGGLLFDQEESLVDDFDGRWCLVGKLLADRPADFDSLRNVMASLWRPGKGMYVKELETNKYLFQFFHEVDIGRVLEGTPWTFNKNPLIVERLKEGENPRNKALNTMEMWVQVYNLEVGFRSDRVLQGVGAYIGQYVSSCPKNFAGIWRDYFRVRVLINVEKPLKRRMRIYKNKVEWFWANFKYERVPTFCFICGIIGHSERFCHRLFEESANTIAKPYGMFMKAPDRRQSKQIGARWLRDNMGQPLEGVAGHSSTVGKDERALNVDHDSGDSMLMEGVIGGVNGGRSFGVNTNSVNSTINVDNNDGRELHGEEGINKGIENGDIVIIDLKRRRVNEGEVIGQSSEENVGLKLNGREGDVELFQEGTNMESGIFANGVNGNDNGSLQMEKPSGGDGSLSKKADTYVGIFPKNDYLAGTQFGARQSL from the coding sequence ATGGCGTCTAGCAGTCATGCTGTTGATGATTTGGGAGTGCAGTGGGCCGATCTACAGGTCGAAGATGAAGAGGGAGGAGGCTTACTGTTTGATCAAGAAGAGAGTTTGGTGGATGATTTTGATGGAAGATGGTGTTTGGTGGGCAAGTTATTGGCGGATAGACCGGCAGATTTTGATTCTTTAAGAAATGTTATGGCATCGCTGTGGAGGCCAGGGAAAGGTATGTATGTCAAGGAATTGGAAACTAATAAATATCTATTCCAATTCTTCCATGAAGTGGATATTGGTAGAGTTCTTGAGGGTACCCCATGGACGTTTAATAAGAATCCTTTGATTGTTGAACGATTGAAGGAAGGTGAGAACCCGAGGAACAAGGCGTTGAATACGATGGAGATGTGGGTTCAAGTTTATAATCTGGAAGTGGGATTCCGATCGGATAGAGTCTTGCAAGGGGTGGGTGCTTATATTGGGCAATATGTTTCCTCCTGTCCAAAGAATTTTGCCGGTATTTGGCGAGATTACTTCCGTGTTCGGGTGTTGATTAACGTGGAGAAGCCTCTCAAACGAAGAATGCGGATATACAAGAACAAGGTGGAGTGGTTCTGGGCTAACTTCAAATATGAAAGAGTCCCAACGTTTTGTTTTATTTGCGGTATTATCGGACATTCCGAACGTTTCTGTCATCGGTTGTTTGAGGAATCAGCAAACACCATTGCCAAACCTTACGGTATGTTCATGAAAGCGCCTGACCGGAGACAATCTAAACAAATCGGGGCTCGATGGCTGCGAGATAATATGGGACAGCCATTAGAGGGGGTTGCCGGACATAGCTCGACGGTGGGAAAGGATGAAAGGGCATTGAATGTTGATCATGATTCGGGGGATTCGATGTTGATGGAGGGAGTGATTGGTGGAGTAAATGGTGGAAGATCTTTTGGTGTTAATACCAATTCTGTTAATAGCACAATTAACGTGGACAATAATGATGGGAGGGAGTTGCATGGGGAAGAAGGAATAAATAAAGGAATTGAAAATGGGGATATTGTCATTATAGATCTCAAGAGGAGACGTGTGAATGAGGGAGAGGTGATTGGTCAATCAAGTGAGGAAAATGTGGGGCTGAAGTTGAATGGGAGGGAAGGGGACGTGGAGCTATTTCAGGAAGGTACTAATAtggaaagtggcatttttgcAAATGGGGTTAATGGAAATGATAATGGGTCATTACAAATGGAAAAGCCCAGTGGGGGAGATGGTTCTTTAAGCAAAAAAGCTGACACTTATGTTGGTATTTTTCCAAAAAACGATTATTTGGCGGGTACTCAGTTTGGGGCCCGCCAATCGTTATGA
- the LOC115706748 gene encoding mRNA-decapping enzyme subunit 2, producing MKVVWKANFPVYYKYPNQTGGNKIKARRHFWVGLPVGSPAQLEIGTLAREPLLSVRDQHNRHTSGEQSFQIARRFSFRTPYLDAMSGLRRSSSVPLKNGLPPKELLDDLCSRFVLNVPQEDLQSFERILFLVENAHWFYEDNSVESNPSLKSLNLKEFTSLMFNSCDVLKPYVAHLDDIFKDFTSYKVRVPVTGAIILDETYERCVLVKGWKGSSWSFPRGKKNKDEEDHACAIREVLEETGFDITALINKDQYIELIFGQQRVRLYIVAGVKDDTAFAPLTKKEISEIAWQRLDDLLPASGDVISRGNSGLKLYMVAPFLASLKSWILVHQPPIAPKFDMPLKAISVWKAKHNSIGSSTIVTETRSTKTEPDKPPPDLGPGKSFRNFRFDTSSILQAMETGFSA from the exons ATGAAAGTGGTCTGGAAAGCCAATTTCCCGGTCTACTATAAATACCCTAACCAGACCggtggaaataaaataaaagcacGCAGGCATTTTTGGGTGGGTCTTCCGGTTGGGTCACCAGCTCAACTTGAAATTGGAACCCTAGCGAGGGAGCCACTTCTCTCCGTCAGGGATCAACATAACCGACATACCTCCGGTGAACAAAGCTTCCAGATTGCCCGTCGATTTTCATTCCGTACACCGTATTTGGACGCCATGTCCGGCCTCCGCCGCTCTTCCAGTGTTCCACTTAAGAACGGCTTACCGCCAAAGGAACTCCTTGATGATCTCTGCAG TCGATTTGTTTTGAATGTGCCACAAGAAGATCTACAATCGTTTGAGAGAATCTTATTTCTTGTGGAGAATGCACATTGGTTTTATGAGGACAATTCAGTGGAGAGCAATCCGTCTCTAAAGTCACTGAACTTGAAGGAGTTCACTTCTTTAA TGTTTAATAGTTGTGATGTTCTGAAGCCGTATGTAGCTCACCTGGATGATATATTTAAAGACTTCACTTCCTACAAAGTTCGCGTTCCAGTGACTGGGGCAATTATTTTAGATGAAACCTATGAACGG TGCGTACTGGTGAAGGGATGGAAAGGATCGAGTTGGAGTTTTCCACGTGGTAAAAAGAACAAAGACGAAGAGGACCATGCATGCGCCATCAGAGAA GTCCTGGAAGAAACAGGGTTTGATATTACAGCACTTATTAACAAAGATCAATACATTGAACTTATTTTTGGACAGCAGAGAGTGCGACTTTATATAGTTGCTGGTGTGAAGGATGATACTGCTTTTGCACCACTCACGAAAAAAGAGATCAGC GAAATTGCATGGCAGCGGCTTGATGATCTCTTGCCAGCAAGTGGTGATGTTATTTCTCGTGGCAACTCTGGCCTAAAACTATATATGGTGGCCCCTTTTCTTGC ATCGCTTAAATCTTGGATTTTAGTACACCAGCCACCAATAGCTCCAAAGTTTGACATGCCTCTTAAAG CAATCTCTGTGTGGAAAGCAAAACACAACTCAATAGGGAGTAGCACAATAGTTACAGAGACTCGATCAACAAAAACTGAACCTGATAAACCCCCTCCCGACTTAGGACCAGGCAAGAGCTTCAGAAACTTCAGGTTTGATACTTCGTCAATCTTACAAGCAATGGAAACTGGTTTCTCTGCATGA
- the LOC115704451 gene encoding uncharacterized protein LOC115704451, which translates to MSLLSWNCRGLGNPRVVQFLKEIVFQKRPTIIFLCETICKSDRVNYVKRLLGFEGCYVVEARGHSGGLAMLWKKEDEGKLLSFSNNHIDLEVKMDGFPTFRATGFYGEPQRSLRGNSWRLIRDLLGESTLPWCLFGDLNNTLNHGDKRGGRPYPNWLLTGFQDVVTECHLIDMDLRGYPFTWEKGKGTENWVEVRLDRALISQEWQGLFPSASLHNLEVSVSDHCPIWIDLAVSKHVPTQKKFRFENAWSREPMCRMIVQTNWDMEPLESLDTKLNSCSTALGAWGKDITGNFNYKINRCNKILKRLKGRRDSESISKYKETQSQLFEVLSKKEVYWRQRSKQLWLQAGDQNTKYFHSCASSRKRTNQIVCLKNDDGTWVDWDSGLRDVMAKYYMELFSTSNPNWQRVIDCVRGIVSEDQNRDMLLPVEEHEVRKALFQMHPDKSPGPDGFNPGFYQKHWDIVGKDVTSMVQHFFSVGEFPDHLIHTNIVLIPKKTHPESMSDLRPIALCNVLYKIASKVLANRLKGCLPSVISETQSAFLPGRLITDNILVSYEIMHYLKRKQKGKQGFMALKLDMSKAYDRIEWGFLEAMLRKLGFQEHCIQLLLTCVRSVSYKFVAGGQEVGPIVPTRGLRQGDPLSPYLFILCAEGFSALLNDYERRGRIRGCRVARGAPLVSHMLFADDSYIYCQATEEGARNVMELLQCFQEASGQQVNHQKSTIFFSPNTTPNVKNTICSLMGIAEAGENSFYLGLPNTLGRNKTSLLGFLKDKMRKRIQSWEGKFLSKAGKELLIKSVAQSLPSYAMNVFLLPVETCQEMEQLMCKFWWQASTRNNKGIHWKSWEKLTVHKSKGGMGFRNLRDFNLSLLSKQGWRLLSQPDSLVSRIFKARYYRSGSFLSADLGCNPSFVWRSIMEAQEMVRSGVRCRIGDGSTVNILLDPWLPDQGDPRVSSSHPALVNQTVNVLMSTEDVAWDVDLVRDLFNDRDANLILSIPLSLSRRADEWFWCWEKTGHFSVKSTYKQLQLSKDGVSQQSNSAIWKGIWKLHVPPKVKDLVWRAASDCLPTKTRLRSKHVQVDHSCPRCVLHAETPYHCLVDCPFANSCWELAGLRKTTPAVTSFAGWLEAMFLQLDKDQLADVAVLCWAVWKTRNDLVWSDTVTTAAAVVFLAKNALSNWCNAQDRMLVPTAAFLTEKDGHSAWSRPGANTIKVNIDAAIFDSNGTYSFVCVARDANGHFVEAITRCRAGIVTPELAEAMGVREALSWIKQRDWQEAVVETDCLSVVQAIRSDLPLLSYFGSIVSDCKMFLEQLRGVSVIFIRRSANRVAHALARASYFIADRTLLSNEVSTDLLLVIMNDCI; encoded by the coding sequence ATGAGTTTACTAAGTTGGAATTGCCGAGGGCTTGGGAACCCGAGGGTGGTTCAATTCCTTAAGGAAATTGTTTTCCAAAAGAGACccacaattatttttctttgtgaGACTATTTGTAAAAGTGACAGAGTTAATTATGTTAAAAGATTGTTGGGCTTTGAGGGTTGTTATGTGGTGGAGGCCCGTGGTCATAGTGGTGGGCTTGCTATGTTATGGAAGAAAGAAGATGAAGGAAAGTTGCTAAGTTTTAGCAATAACCATATTGATTTGGAGGTGAAAATGGATGGTTTTCCTACATTTCGAGCTACAGGTTTTTATGGTGAGCCTCAAAGAAGCTTGCGAGGTAACTCGTGGAGATTAATCAGAGATCTTTTAGGTGAGTCAACTCTTCCTTGGTGCTTGTTTGGTGATTTAAATAACACGCTAAACCATGGTGATAAAAGGGGAGGGAGACCATATCCGAACTGGCTCCTCACGGGCTTTCAAGATGTGGTTACTGAGTGTCATCTTATTGACATGGATTTGAGGGGCTATCCGTTCACTTGGGAGAAAGGGAAGGGCACTGAAAATTGGGTTGAAGTTCGACTGGATCGGGCTTTAATTTCTCAAGAATGGCAAGGGTTGTTTCCTTCGGCTTCACTACATAATTTGGAGGTCTCGGTTTCGGATCATTGTCCTATTTGGATTGACCTTGCTGTAAGTAAACATGTCCCAACTCAAAAGAAGTTCCGGTTCGAAAATGCATGGTCTCGAGAGCCTATGTGTCGTATGATTGTTCAAACTAATTGGGATATGGAGCCGCTTGAGTCTTTGGATACGAAGTTGAACTCCTGCAGCACGGCTCTTGGTGCTTGGGGAAAAGATATCACGGGAAATTTCAATTACAAGATCAACCGGTGTAATAAAATTCTCAAGAGACTAAAGGGCAGAAGAGATTCAGAGTCCATTTCAAAATACAAAGAGACACAATCTCAACTCTTTGAAGTCCTCTCTAAGAAGGAAGTTTATTGGAGGCAAAGGTCGAAACAGTTGTGGCTACAAGCTGGAGATCAAAACACCAAATATTTTCACTCATGTGCAAGTAGTAGGAAGCGTACCAATCAAATTGTGTGCTTAAAGAATGATGATGGCACTTGGGTCGATTGGGATAGTGGTCTTCGAGATGTGATGGCAAAGTACTACATGGAGCTATTTTCTACTTCAAATCCGAATTGGCAGCGTGTCATTGATTGTGTTCGTGGTATTGTTTCGGAAGACCAGAACAGGGATATGTTACTTCCTGTTGAGGAGCATGAAGTGAGGAAAGCCCTTTTTCAAATGCATCCAGATAAATCTCCAGGTCCGGATGGTTTCAACCCCGGGTTTTACCAGAAGCATTGGGATATTGTGGGAAAGGATGTCACAAGTATGGTCCAACACTTCTTCAGTGTCGGTGAGTTTCCTGATCACTTAATCCATACTAATATTGTTTTAATCCCGAAAAAGACTCACCCTGAAAGCATGAGTGATTTGCGTCCTATTGCTTTATGTAATGTTCTCTATAAGATTGCGTCAAAAGTTTTGGCAAATAGATTGAAGGGATGTCTCCCAAGTGTTATTTCTGAGACTCAGAGCGCTTTCTTACCAGGACGCCTTATTACTGACAATATTTTGGTTTCGTATGAGATTATGCATTATCTTAAGCGAAAGCAAAAAGGTAAGCAAGGTTTCATGGCTTTGAAATTGGACATGAGCAAGGCGTATGATAGGATTGAGTGGGGTTTTTTGGAAGCTATGTTGAGAAAGTTGGGATTTCAGGAACATTGTATTCAGCTTCTATTGACTTGTGTCCGCTCAGTTTCTTATAAGTTTGTCGCTGGGGGACAAGAGGTAGGGCCGATTGTACCTACTAGAGGGCTGAGACAAGGTGATCCTTTGTCACCTTATCTCTTCATCTTGTGTGCTGAAGGTTTCTCGGCATTGTTGAATGATTATGAGAGAAGAGGCAGAATCCGAGGCTGTAGAGTTGCAAGGGGGGCTCCTTTGGTGTCTCATATGTTATTTGCAGACGATAGTTATATCTATTGTCAAGCGACAGAGGAGGGTGCTAGAAATGTGATGGAACTCTTACAATGTTTTCAAGAAGCCTCGGGTCAGCAAGTCAATCATCAGAAGTCCACTATTTTCTTCAGTCCAAATACAACCCCGAATGTCAAGAATACAATTTGTTCTTTGATGGGAATCGCTGAAGCTGGGGAGAATAGTTTTTATTTGGGCCTTCCAAACACTTTGGGCCGCAACAAGACTTCATTGCTTGGTTTCTTGAAGGATAAAATGAGAAAAAGAATTCAAAGTTGGGAAGGAAAATTTTTGTCTAAAGCTGgaaaagagttactaattaaaAGTGTGGCTCAATCCTTACCAAGCTATGCCATGAATGTTTTCCTTTTACCTGTGGAAACTTGTCAGGAAATGGAGCAACTAATGTGCAAATTCTGGTGGCAAGCTTCAACAAGGAATAATAAAGGGATACATTGGAAGAGTTGGGAGAAGTTAACAGTTCATAAGTCTAAGGGCGGAATGGGTTTTAGGAACCTGCGAGATTTTAACTTGAGCCTTTTAAGCAAACAAGGTTGGCGTTTGTTAAGTCAGCCTGATTCCTTGGTGAGCCGCATCTTTAAAGCCCGTTATTACAGAAGTGGTAGCTTTCTATCTGCTGATTTGGGGTGTAATCCGAGCTTTGTGTGGCGTAGCATTATGGAAGCTCAGGAGATGGTTCGAAGTGGGGTCAGGTGTCGTATTGGGGATGGTTCAACTGTTAACATTCTATTGGACCCGTGGCTGCCTGACCAAGGTGATCCGAGAGTCTCCTCCTCTCATCCGGCGTTAGTAAATCAAACTGTAAATGTGTTAATGTCTACTGAAGATGTTGCCTGGGATGTCGACTTGGTTCGTGATTTGTTTAATGACAGGGACGCTAATTTAATCCTTAGTATTCCCTTATCTTTAAGTCGAAGAGCTGATGAATGGTTTTGGTGTTGGGAAAAAACTGGGCATTTTTCagttaaatcaacatataagCAGTTACAATTGTCTAAGGATGGGGTGTCTCAACAGAGTAATTCTGCAATTTGGAAGGGTATTTGGAAGTTGCATGTTCCTCCTAAAGTCAAAGATCTAGTGTGGCGTGCGGCTTCGGATTGTCTTCCTACTAAAACACGGTTGCGGTCTAAACATGTTCAAGTTGATCATAGCTGTCCAAGATGTGTGCTTCATGCTGAAACTCCGTACCACTGTTTGGTGGATTGTCCGTTCGCTAATAGTTGTTGGGAGCTTGCTGGTTTGAGGAAAACTACCCCAGCCGTGACCTCATTTGCAGGTTGGTTGGAAGCCATGTTCCTGCAGCTAGATAAAGATCAACTAGCGGATGTTGCAGTGTTGTGTTGGGCTGTTTGGAAGACCAGGAATGATCTGGTGTGGTCAGACACGGTAACGACAGCAGCTGCTGTTGTATTTCTGGCCAAGAATGCTCTCTCCAACTGGTGCAATGCTCAAGACCGAATGCTGGTGCCTACAGCAGCTTTTCTCACAGAAAAAGATGGGCATTCGGCTTGGTCCAGGCCTGGTGCAAACACTATTAAAGTCAATATTGATGCTGCAATTTTTGACAGCAATGGCACTTATAGCTTTGTTTGTGTGGCTAGAGATGCAAATGGTCACTTTGTTGAGGCTATTACAAGGTGTCGGGCAGGGATTGTAACTCCTGAATTGGCGGAGGCAATGGGGGTTCGGGAGGCCTTAAGTTGGATAAAACAACGAGATTGGCAAGAGGCGGTTGTTGAAACGGATTGTTTATCTGTGGTTCAAGCAATTAGGAGTGATCTTCCTTTATTGTCATATTTTGGGAGTATTGTTTCTGATTGTAAAATGTTTTTAGAACAATTGAGGGGTGtttctgttatttttattagaCGGTCTGCAAATAGAGTTGCTCATGCGTTAGCTCGAGCTTCCTATTTTATCGCTGATCGTACTCTTTTGAGCAATGAGGTGTCTACCGATTTGCTTCTTGTAATCATGAATGATTGCATTTAA